A genome region from Coffea arabica cultivar ET-39 chromosome 7e, Coffea Arabica ET-39 HiFi, whole genome shotgun sequence includes the following:
- the LOC113723121 gene encoding uncharacterized protein isoform X3 — protein sequence MSLTFPRVLHAPGLLYRSLTCTNHTGYLLFLPRTRRFCAITISSVSKSSEELMVVVGGGAAGIYGAIRAKTLAPNLKVVVVEKGKALSKVKISGGGRCNVTNGHGVDNMILAEHYPRGHKELRGSFFKMHSPMDTMTWFSDHGVELKTEDDGRVFPVSNSSSSVIDCLLSEAKSRGVILLTGKVVTSASSIARGKFTVRVEKQTADIVEYVEAEYLLIASGSSRQGYSLAAQLGHTIVEPVPSLFTFKIDDVQLAELSGVTFTKVKAKLKLDTMQKNVPQLTQVGPMLVTHWGLSGPVILRLSAWGARDLSSSNYKGILEVDFAPDLHAEDVKSVLNQHKNQFPGLSGDILWSSISRGSLTSVAFLLKHCTFNVIGKGQFKDEFVTAGGVPLSEIYLNTMESRIQSNLFFAGEVLNVDGVTGGFNFQNAWSGGYIAGTSVGNLANGSNPRYREEDVA from the exons ATGAGCCTAACCTTCCCGCGGGTTCTTCATGCTCCTGGTCTCCTTTACCGTAGTTTGACTTGCACCAATCACACAGGTTATCTACTTTTCTTGCCCCGGACGAGAAGATTTTGTGCAATTACCATCTCATCAGTTTCCAAG TCAAGTGAAGAGCTAATGGTGGTGGTGGGAGGTGGAGCTGCTGGAATATATGGTGCAATCAGGGCAAAAACTCTGGCCCCCAATCTTAAAGTAGTTGTTGTCGAAAAGGGAAAAGCTTTATCCAAG GTTAAGATTTCTGGAGGTGGTCGCTGCAATGTGACTAACGGTCATGGCGTTGACAATATG ATTTTGGCAGAACACTACCCCAGGGGACACAAGGAACTGCGAGGGTCTTTTTTCAAGATGCATAGCCCAATGGACACTATGACTTGGTTTTCTGATCATGGGGTAGAGCTTAAG ACTGAAGATGATGGAAGGGTTTTTCCTGTCAGTAACAGTTCATCTTCTGTAATTGATTGCCTCTTGTCTGAAGCCAAGAGCAGAGGAG TTATACTGCTGACTGGAAAGGTTGTGACAAGTGCTTCCAGTATTGCCAGAGGGAAATTCACTGTCAGGGTAGAGAAACAGACAGCTGATATTGTAGAGTATGTGGAAGCTGAGTATCTTCTAATTGCAAGTGGAAGCAGCCGGCAG GGTTATAGTCTTGCTGCTCAGCTTGGTCACACTATTGTGGAACCTGTACCGAGCCTATTCACTTTCAAGATTGATGATGTCCAGCTAGCAGAGTTGTCTGGG GTTACATTCACCAAGGTAAAAGCTAAATTGAAACTAGATACCATGCAGAAGAATGTACCACAGCTTACACAG GTTGGACCAATGTTGGTAACGCATTGGGGGCTTAGTGGTCCAGTGATTCTTCGCCTATCTGCATGGGGAGCCCGTGATCTTTCCAGTTCAAATTATAAAG GCATCCTTGAAGTAGATTTTGCTCCTGATCTTCATGCTGAAGATGTAAAATCTGTTCTCAATCAACACAAGAATCAATTCCCA GGTCTATCTGGAGATATCCTCTGGTCTTCAATCTCTCGCGGCTCATTAACATCAGTTGCTTTTCTCTTAAAACACTGTACCTTTAATGTCATAGGCAAG GGTCAATTTAAGGATGAGTTTGTCACGGCTGGAGGAGTTCCGTTGTCTGAG ATTTACCTGAATACAATGGAAAGCAGGATTCAGTCCAATCTGTTCTTTGCTGGGGAG GTACTGAATGTTGATGGCGTTACTGGTGGTTTCAATTTCCag AATGCCTGGTCTGGTGGATACATTGCGGGGACAAGTGTCGGTAACCTTGCTAATGGCAGTAACCCTAGATacagagaggaggatgttgcgTAG
- the LOC113723074 gene encoding probable E3 ubiquitin-protein ligase ARI7, whose amino-acid sequence MGYLEGDWHDVIDVDSGDDDDDFYGGGNSDTPMSSMDSDEDCGFNSDSAPDYDFISNDSDDLLHSPQSQKNYTILKEEDIRCRQEDDITKVSTVLSVSREVASLLLRRYNWSVSTVHEEWFSDEERVRKAVGLLEEPIVQFSADEEVTCGICFDSYSFCEIRAAACGHPFCRACWQGYINNAINDGPGCVTLRCPDPSCNAAVGQNMIDDLVTREFKEKYRRYLVRSYIEDNRKIKWCPGPECECAVEFVVGSGNHDVTCNCSYGFCWNCTEDAHRPVDCETVAKWILKNNAESENTNWILAYTKPCPKCKRPIEKNHGCMHMTCRSPCGFEFCWLCLGSWREHGRGTGGYACNGFSVTKKEGAVDETERRREMARKSLERYTHYYERWAANQKSRLKALTDLHQMQTNHLVRLSEIQCQPETQLKFITDAWLQIVECRRVLKWTYAYGYYLPENLDTKRRFFEYLQGEAEVGLERLHQCAEKELETYLKAEKPSDDFNDFRTKLTGLTAVTRNYFENLVRALENGLADVDSVGTCSKTSSKGAAGSSKQKGNGKRKEGTKHDRSGKQKVRNSGS is encoded by the coding sequence ATGGGGTATCTGGAAGGCGATTGGCACGACGTGATCGATGTGGATTCAggggatgatgatgatgacttTTACGGTGGCGGCAACAGCGACACCCCCATGTCGTCCATGGACAGTGACGAAGACTGCGGGTTCAACTCTGATTCGGCACCGGATTACGACTTCATCAGTAACGACTCCGATGATCTCCTACACAGTCCGCAAAGCCAGAAGAATTATACCATCTTGAAGGAGGAAGACATACGATGTCGTCAAGAGGATGACATCACTAAGGTATCCACTGTTCTCTCTGTATCCAGAGAAGTAGCAAGCCTACTGCTACGCCGTTATAATTGGAGTGTGAGCACTGTGCACGAAGAGTGGTTCTCAGACGAAGAAAGGGTCCGCAAGGCTGTTGGCTTGTTGGAGGAGCCGATCGTTCAATTTTCAGCCGATGAGGAGGTAACCTGTGGGATTTGTTTTGATAGCTATTCGTTCTGTGAGATCAGAGCTGCTGCATGTGGGCATCCTTTCTGTCGTGCATGTTGGCAAGGGTATATAAATAACGCCATTAACGATGGCCCTGGTTGCGTGACTTTAAGGTGTCCTGACCCTTCTTGCAATGCAGCTGTAGGTCAAAATATGATTGATGATTTGGTTACCCGTGAATTTAAGGAGAAGTACCGCAGGTACCTTGTTCGATCTTACATagaggataataggaaaattaAGTGGTGTCCTGGTCCAGAGTGTGAGTGTGCGGTTGAATTTGTGGTTGGGAGTGGCAACCATGATGTTACTTGCAATTGCTCGTACGGATTTTGTTGGAATTGTACTGAGGATGCCCATCGCCCCGTGGATTGTGAGACTGTGGCCAAGTGGATCTTGAAAAACAATGCAGAGTCCGAGAACACTAACTGGATTTTGGCTTACACCAAGCCTTGTCCAAAATGCAAGAGACCAATTGAGAAGAACCATGGCTGTATGCATATGACTTGCAGGTCGCCTTGTGGGTTTGAGTTTTGCTGGCTGTGTCTCGGTTCATGGAGAGAACATGGTAGGGGAACAGGTGGCTATGCTTGTAACGGTTTCAGCGTGACCAAGAAAGAAGGAGCAGTTGATGAGACTGAAAGGAGGAGGGAAATGGCCAGGAAATCTTTGGAGAGATATACACATTATTACGAGCGGTGGGCTGCCAACCAAAAGTCAAGGCTAAAAGCTTTAACAGATTTGCACCAAATGCAAACTAACCATCTTGTGAGGCTAAGTGAAATACAGTGCCAACCTGAGACGCAGTTGAAGTTCATTACTGATGCTTGGCTTCAGATAGTGGAATGTAGGAGAGTGCTAAAGTGGACATATGCTTATGGATACTACCTACCCGAGAATTTGGACACCAAAAGGCGGTTTTTTGAGTACTTGCAAGGTGAGGCAGAGGTTGGCTTGGAAAGGCTTCATCAGTGTGCAGAGAAGGAATTGGAGACTTACCTCAAAGCAGAAAAACCTTCTGATGATTTCAATGATTTTCGTACAAAGTTAACAGGTTTGACGGCTGTGACAAGAAATTACTTTGAGAACTTGGTTAGAGCATTAGAGAATGGCCTCGCTGATGTGGATTCAGTAGGAACTTGTAGCAAGACAAGCTCAAAAGGTGCAGCTGGGAGCAGTAAACAGAAAGGGAACGGGAAGCGCAAGGAAGGGACAAAACATGACAGGTCGGGGAAGCAGAAGGTGCGAAATTCAGGCAGTTGA
- the LOC113723121 gene encoding uncharacterized protein isoform X2, which yields MSLTFPRVLHAPGLLYRSLTCTNHTGYLLFLPRTRRFCAITISSVSKSSEELMVVVGGGAAGIYGAIRAKTLAPNLKVVVVEKGKALSKVKISGGGRCNVTNGHGVDNMILAEHYPRGHKELRGSFFKMHSPMDTMTWFSDHGVELKTEDDGRVFPVSNSSSSVIDCLLSEAKSRGVILLTGKVVTSASSIARGKFTVRVEKQTADIVEYVEAEYLLIASGSSRQGYSLAAQLGHTIVEPVPSLFTFKIDDVQLAELSGVGPMLVTHWGLSGPVILRLSAWGARDLSSSNYKGILEVDFAPDLHAEDVKSVLNQHKNQFPKQKLLSSWPSEFGLAKRFWKYIIDRKGLSGDILWSSISRGSLTSVAFLLKHCTFNVIGKGQFKDEFVTAGGVPLSEIYLNTMESRIQSNLFFAGEVLNVDGVTGGFNFQNAWSGGYIAGTSVGNLANGSNPRYREEDVA from the exons ATGAGCCTAACCTTCCCGCGGGTTCTTCATGCTCCTGGTCTCCTTTACCGTAGTTTGACTTGCACCAATCACACAGGTTATCTACTTTTCTTGCCCCGGACGAGAAGATTTTGTGCAATTACCATCTCATCAGTTTCCAAG TCAAGTGAAGAGCTAATGGTGGTGGTGGGAGGTGGAGCTGCTGGAATATATGGTGCAATCAGGGCAAAAACTCTGGCCCCCAATCTTAAAGTAGTTGTTGTCGAAAAGGGAAAAGCTTTATCCAAG GTTAAGATTTCTGGAGGTGGTCGCTGCAATGTGACTAACGGTCATGGCGTTGACAATATG ATTTTGGCAGAACACTACCCCAGGGGACACAAGGAACTGCGAGGGTCTTTTTTCAAGATGCATAGCCCAATGGACACTATGACTTGGTTTTCTGATCATGGGGTAGAGCTTAAG ACTGAAGATGATGGAAGGGTTTTTCCTGTCAGTAACAGTTCATCTTCTGTAATTGATTGCCTCTTGTCTGAAGCCAAGAGCAGAGGAG TTATACTGCTGACTGGAAAGGTTGTGACAAGTGCTTCCAGTATTGCCAGAGGGAAATTCACTGTCAGGGTAGAGAAACAGACAGCTGATATTGTAGAGTATGTGGAAGCTGAGTATCTTCTAATTGCAAGTGGAAGCAGCCGGCAG GGTTATAGTCTTGCTGCTCAGCTTGGTCACACTATTGTGGAACCTGTACCGAGCCTATTCACTTTCAAGATTGATGATGTCCAGCTAGCAGAGTTGTCTGGG GTTGGACCAATGTTGGTAACGCATTGGGGGCTTAGTGGTCCAGTGATTCTTCGCCTATCTGCATGGGGAGCCCGTGATCTTTCCAGTTCAAATTATAAAG GCATCCTTGAAGTAGATTTTGCTCCTGATCTTCATGCTGAAGATGTAAAATCTGTTCTCAATCAACACAAGAATCAATTCCCA aAGCAAAAGTTGCTCAGTTCGTGGCCTTCTGAATTTGGCCTGGCAAAAAGATTCTGGAAATATATAATAGACCGTAAG GGTCTATCTGGAGATATCCTCTGGTCTTCAATCTCTCGCGGCTCATTAACATCAGTTGCTTTTCTCTTAAAACACTGTACCTTTAATGTCATAGGCAAG GGTCAATTTAAGGATGAGTTTGTCACGGCTGGAGGAGTTCCGTTGTCTGAG ATTTACCTGAATACAATGGAAAGCAGGATTCAGTCCAATCTGTTCTTTGCTGGGGAG GTACTGAATGTTGATGGCGTTACTGGTGGTTTCAATTTCCag AATGCCTGGTCTGGTGGATACATTGCGGGGACAAGTGTCGGTAACCTTGCTAATGGCAGTAACCCTAGATacagagaggaggatgttgcgTAG
- the LOC113723121 gene encoding uncharacterized protein isoform X1: MSLTFPRVLHAPGLLYRSLTCTNHTGYLLFLPRTRRFCAITISSVSKSSEELMVVVGGGAAGIYGAIRAKTLAPNLKVVVVEKGKALSKVKISGGGRCNVTNGHGVDNMILAEHYPRGHKELRGSFFKMHSPMDTMTWFSDHGVELKTEDDGRVFPVSNSSSSVIDCLLSEAKSRGVILLTGKVVTSASSIARGKFTVRVEKQTADIVEYVEAEYLLIASGSSRQGYSLAAQLGHTIVEPVPSLFTFKIDDVQLAELSGVTFTKVKAKLKLDTMQKNVPQLTQVGPMLVTHWGLSGPVILRLSAWGARDLSSSNYKGILEVDFAPDLHAEDVKSVLNQHKNQFPKQKLLSSWPSEFGLAKRFWKYIIDRKGLSGDILWSSISRGSLTSVAFLLKHCTFNVIGKGQFKDEFVTAGGVPLSEIYLNTMESRIQSNLFFAGEVLNVDGVTGGFNFQNAWSGGYIAGTSVGNLANGSNPRYREEDVA, encoded by the exons ATGAGCCTAACCTTCCCGCGGGTTCTTCATGCTCCTGGTCTCCTTTACCGTAGTTTGACTTGCACCAATCACACAGGTTATCTACTTTTCTTGCCCCGGACGAGAAGATTTTGTGCAATTACCATCTCATCAGTTTCCAAG TCAAGTGAAGAGCTAATGGTGGTGGTGGGAGGTGGAGCTGCTGGAATATATGGTGCAATCAGGGCAAAAACTCTGGCCCCCAATCTTAAAGTAGTTGTTGTCGAAAAGGGAAAAGCTTTATCCAAG GTTAAGATTTCTGGAGGTGGTCGCTGCAATGTGACTAACGGTCATGGCGTTGACAATATG ATTTTGGCAGAACACTACCCCAGGGGACACAAGGAACTGCGAGGGTCTTTTTTCAAGATGCATAGCCCAATGGACACTATGACTTGGTTTTCTGATCATGGGGTAGAGCTTAAG ACTGAAGATGATGGAAGGGTTTTTCCTGTCAGTAACAGTTCATCTTCTGTAATTGATTGCCTCTTGTCTGAAGCCAAGAGCAGAGGAG TTATACTGCTGACTGGAAAGGTTGTGACAAGTGCTTCCAGTATTGCCAGAGGGAAATTCACTGTCAGGGTAGAGAAACAGACAGCTGATATTGTAGAGTATGTGGAAGCTGAGTATCTTCTAATTGCAAGTGGAAGCAGCCGGCAG GGTTATAGTCTTGCTGCTCAGCTTGGTCACACTATTGTGGAACCTGTACCGAGCCTATTCACTTTCAAGATTGATGATGTCCAGCTAGCAGAGTTGTCTGGG GTTACATTCACCAAGGTAAAAGCTAAATTGAAACTAGATACCATGCAGAAGAATGTACCACAGCTTACACAG GTTGGACCAATGTTGGTAACGCATTGGGGGCTTAGTGGTCCAGTGATTCTTCGCCTATCTGCATGGGGAGCCCGTGATCTTTCCAGTTCAAATTATAAAG GCATCCTTGAAGTAGATTTTGCTCCTGATCTTCATGCTGAAGATGTAAAATCTGTTCTCAATCAACACAAGAATCAATTCCCA aAGCAAAAGTTGCTCAGTTCGTGGCCTTCTGAATTTGGCCTGGCAAAAAGATTCTGGAAATATATAATAGACCGTAAG GGTCTATCTGGAGATATCCTCTGGTCTTCAATCTCTCGCGGCTCATTAACATCAGTTGCTTTTCTCTTAAAACACTGTACCTTTAATGTCATAGGCAAG GGTCAATTTAAGGATGAGTTTGTCACGGCTGGAGGAGTTCCGTTGTCTGAG ATTTACCTGAATACAATGGAAAGCAGGATTCAGTCCAATCTGTTCTTTGCTGGGGAG GTACTGAATGTTGATGGCGTTACTGGTGGTTTCAATTTCCag AATGCCTGGTCTGGTGGATACATTGCGGGGACAAGTGTCGGTAACCTTGCTAATGGCAGTAACCCTAGATacagagaggaggatgttgcgTAG